A genomic stretch from Penicillium digitatum chromosome 4, complete sequence includes:
- a CDS encoding mitochondrial 54S ribosomal protein uL16m, translating into MGPQIKMFAGPLSACTRPTLSVPLATFSLSRCFSTTSPTLDWLTPKFQEKSKSPKGRPHVATGGSTRGTTVVWGDFGLRMKDHDRRMPASALKIAEETIKRRLRGMNYKLYKRVSANIGVYTKGNEQRMGKGKGKFDYWTVRLPVSRIVFELKGDVHEKIAREAFRLAGHKLPGLWEFVHKDDPPVVGITKLGNGVTLESLKRARRNPPLGTNDLASPPKSASSNSGPTQ; encoded by the exons ATGGGTCCACAGATCAAGATGTTTGCTGGACCGCTCTCCGCCTGCACGCGGCCAACTC TCTCGGTACCGCTGGCCACCTTTTCTCTGTCACGATGCTTCTCTACCACCTCGCCCACCCTTGATTGGCTGACCCCAAAATTCCAAGAAAAGTCAAAATCCCCCAAAGGTCGCCCTCATGTCGCTACTGGCGGATCCACCCGAGGAACAACAGTCGTGTGGGGAGACTTTGGTCTGCGCATGAAAGACCACGACCGCCGTATGCCCGCATCGGCGTTGAAGATCGCCGAGGAGACTATCAAGCGGCGGCTGCGAGGAATGAATTATAAGCTGTACAAGCGTGTCAGCGCCAACATTGGTGTCTACACCAAGGGTAACGAGCAGCGTATGGGTAAGGGTAAAGGTAAGTTCGACTACTGGACTGTCCGACTGCCCGTAAGCCGAATCGTCTTTGAGTTGAAGGGAGATGTCCACGAAAAGATTGCCCGTGAGGCTTTCAGATTGGCGGGCCACAAATTGCCAG GTCTCTGGGAATTCGTCCACAAGGATGACCCGCCCGTTGTCGGTATCACAAAGCTCGGAAATGGTGTCACTCTCGAGTCTCTCAAGCGGGCGCGCAGAAACCCGCCTCTTGGTACTAATGACCTTGCTTCGCCTCCGAAGAGCGCCTCCTCCAACTCCGGCCCAACCCAATAA
- a CDS encoding HLH transcription factor, putative encodes MNGHATEVQTGRTSPPAAPFGYSFLSPMDTPFEQAPALPPGPSLLDDNESNMLDNFFTTMNANHFTNDFWMRQEHKSGAPILDWPGELPPNFEGSTTSLSQPSFQQHGLGKTASGMMTDNPTSSDIFAAASMLYHSGLSGSELGSTLAHQNFVGQSLPAPGIQQKNNSHAGSAAHCSTLSPPRADVPIGYHTSEMFFDVRDPIPADQHPSNNTRSLRWGSDAGFMDQGYLRPPDQPDEEQRTNDLLNHLGCFEPQSSAANTRGPSPERITGAPPQGPAFQSGAVLDEGLHPRKRTRALKEEGDECSDDADARPHLRKHKGSIGKGRRVSTDMYRKARLQPGSKAARENLTEEQKRTNHILSEQKRRNLIRQGFEDLCTLVPALRGGGFSKSAMLTGAADWLEDLLHGNDILQSQLHELKGINGMVMPR; translated from the exons ATGAATGGACATGCGACTGAAGTTCAGACTGGACGCACATCCCCTCCAGCTGCTCCATTCGGAT ACTCCTTTCTCTCTCCGATGGACACCCCCTTTGAACAGGCACCTGCTCTCCCTCCAGGGCCTTCTCTTCTTGATGATAATGAATCCAACATGCTCGATAACTTTTTTACTACCATGAACGCAAACCACTTCAcaaatgatttttggatgCGACAAGAACATAAATCCGGGGCACCCATCCTTGACTGGCCCGGTGAGCTGCCACCCAACTTCGAAGGGTCAACCACGTCCCTATCACAGCCTTCATTTCAGCAGCATGGACTAGGCAAAACAGCCAGTGGAATGATGACAGACAACCCCACAAGCTCAGATATATTCGCCGCAGCTTCCATGCTCTATCACAGCGGCCTAAGCGGATCGGAGTTGGGATCTACGTTAGCACATCAGAATTTTGTGGGACAATCTCTCCCCGCCCCTGGGATTCAACAAAAGAACAATTCACATGCTGGCAGTGCTGCACATTGTTCAACTTTATCTCCACCCCGAGCTGATGTACCGATTGGATATCATACTTCGGAGATGTTTTTTGACGTCCGTGACCCCATTCCTGCAGATCAACATCCGTCAAATAATACTCGCAGTTTGCGATGGGGCTCAGATGCCGGTTTCATGGACCAAGGCTATCTTCGCCCCCCTGACCAGCCGGACGAGGAACAGCGGACAAATGACCTGCTCAATCATCTCGGGTGTTTTGAACCACAAAGCAGTGCAGCAAACACAAGAGGACCTAGTCCAGAGCGCATTACTGGGGCTCCTCCTCAAGGTCCCGCCTTCCAAAGCGGAGCTGTCCTGGACGAGGGCTTACATCCCCGGAAACGAACAAGAGCCCTGAAAGAGGAGGGCGATGAATGCTCCGATGACGCTGATGCACGACCTCACTTGAGAAAACATAAAGGGTCTATCGGCAAAGGCCGACGGGTATCAACAGACATGTATCGCAAAGCCCGATTGCAGCCGGGGTCTAAAGCTGCACGAGAGAATCTTACTGAAGAGCAAAAGCGGACCAACCACATTCTTTCAGAGCAGAAACGCCGAAATCTCATTCGCCAAGGCTTCGAAGACTTGTGCACACTAGTCCCTGCGCTTAGAGGCGGTGGGTTCAGTAAAAGCGCAATGCTCACTGGAGCCGCTGACTGGCTTGAAGACCTTCTCCATGGGAATGACATACTGCAAAGCCAATTGCATGAGTTGAAGGGCATCAATGGGATGGTGATGCCGCGTTGA
- a CDS encoding Cytochrome c oxidase assembly protein CtaG/Cox11 yields MGRSGLTVMIPQRSIYLQKSVFEVERRYFSRNFQLHEQRHSSAAPFNTPESQKRNTSTMYYTISLILGTVALAYGSVPLYKMICQQTGWGGQPILTHRIGDGDTSARVTPVTDSRRLRITFNGSVSDVLPWKFTPQQREVRVLPGETALAFYTATNKGPQDIIGVATYSVTPGQVAPYFSKIQCFCFEEQKLNAGESVDMPVFFFIDPDFATDPTMQGIDTITLSYTFFKAKYDDNGVLTPISS; encoded by the exons ATGGGGCGCTCTGGGCTGACGGTGATGATTCCCCAGCGCTCAATCTATCTCCAGAAGAGTGTCTTTGAGGTAGAGCGGAGGTATTTCTCAAGGAATTTCCAGCTTCATGAACAACGCCATTCGTCTGCAGCGCCTTTTAATACCCCAGAATCGCAAAAACGTAATACATCTACAAT GTACTATACCATCAGCCTGATCCTCGGAACGGTTGCCCTTGCATATGGATCTGTCCCTCTTTACAAAATG ATCTGCCAACAGACCGGTTGGGGTGGTCAGCCCATCCTCACCCACCGGATCGGCGACGGTGATACCTCTGCACGTGTAACGCCAGTGACAGACTCTCGTCGTCTACGCATCACATTCAATGGCTCGGTATCGGATGTCCTCCCTTGGAAGTTCACTCCTCAACAGCGCGAGGTCCGGGTGCTACCGGGCGAGACGGCGCTGGCATTCTATACCGCAACAAATAAGGGCCCGCAAGACATTATTGGAGTTGCAACATACAGTGTCACGCCAGGTCAGGTTGCGCCATACTTTAGCAAGATCCAGTGCTTCTGTTTTGAAGAGCAGAAGCTCAATGCTGGAGAGTCGGTGGACATGcctgttttcttcttcattgaTCCTGACTTTGCTACCGATCCTACCATGCAGGGTATCGATACGATTACTCTGTCATATACCTTCTTCA AAGCGAAATATGATGACAATGGTGTTCTGACGCCAATCTCCTCATAA
- a CDS encoding DNA replication factor C subunit Rfc5, putative has protein sequence MALLVDKLRPRNLDALSYHPELSDRLRSLARSGDFPHLLVYGPSGAGKKTRIIATLKELYGPGVEKIKIDARVFQTTSNRKLEFNIVSSVYHLEITPADVGNYDRVVVQELLKEVAQTQQVDLGAKQRFKVVVINEADHLSRDAQAALRRTMEKYSPNLRLILLANSTSNIIAPIRSRTLLVRVAAPTENDICSALHLAGKKEGWTESEVLNKRIAKESGRNLRRALLMFESIYAQNEKVTDKTMIPPPDWEALVALTADEILAERSPARLLHVRARLYDLLTHCIPPTTILKTLTFKLVARVDDALKPEVIKWSAFYEHRIKLGSKVIFHLEAFVAKFMRIYESYLMGMDF, from the exons ATGGCTCTTCTTGTGGACAAGCTGCGGCCACGCAACCTCGATGCTCTCTCGTATCACCCGGAGCTTTCTGATCGTCTGCGATCACTG GCACGAAGCGGAGATTTCCCTCACTTACTCGTCTATGGGCCCTCTGGTGCTGGCAAGAAAACACGGATAATTGCGACATTAAAAGAACTGTACGGCCCCGGTGttgagaagatcaagatcgaCGCCAGAGTCTTTCAAACAACAAGCAATCGAAAGTTAGAATTCAACATTGTCTCGTCCGTGTACCATCTTGAGATTACCCCTGCGGATGTAGGAAACTATGACCGAGTAGTCGTCCAGGAACTACTCAAAGAGGTTGCGCAGACGCAACAGGTGGATCTCGGCGCGAAGCAACGGTTCAAGGTCGTCGTGATCAACGAAGCCGACCACCTCTCACGCGATGCCCAAGCAGCTCTCAGACGGACAATGGAGAAATACAGTCCCAATCTGCGATTGATTCTTCTGGCCAACAGTACGTCCAACATCATTGCGCCGATTCGGTCTCGAACCCTGCTGGTCAGGGTTGCAGCGCCTACTGAAAACGACATTTGCTCTGCACTCCATCTTGCagggaaaaaagaaggaTGGACTGAGTCCGAGGTGCTTAACAAGAGGATTGCAAAGGAGAGTGGACGCAATCTGCGTCGTGCGCTGCTCATGTTCGAGTCGATTTATGCACAAAA TGAGAAAGTTACGGACAAGACAATGATCCCGCCTCCGGACTGGGAAGCCCTTGTTGCCCTCACAGCTGATGAGATTCTTGCTGAGCGCTCACCGGCTCGGCTGTTGCACGTTCGCGCACGCCTCTATGATCTTTTAACTCATTGCATTCCACCAACGACCATTTTGAAA ACGTTGACATTCAAGCTCGTCGCGCGGGTTGACGATGCACTAAAACCAGAGGTTATTAAGTGGTCTGCCTTCTATGAGCACCGCATCAAGCTGGGAAGT AAAGTAATATTCCATCTTGAAGCCTTCGTGGCCAAGTTCATGCGCATATATGAAAG TTACCTGATGGGTATGGACTTTTAA
- a CDS encoding Fungal transcriptional regulatory protein, N-terminal translates to MPEKNAPLGASNATKSRSDAGKDTSIKNSQTSAAKAETTGSGSHSSPKKRRKVNHACVYCRRSHMTCDSERPCTRCIKRNIGHLCHDEPRETAKRGRGEHENSAADDEGSSNNEVGSVQGMPRSVDVADAAGQQPFPDTTIGITPSAVNPPSTVPPGNLSASSQGLEANSQLMQYNDWVGGQNQFQDMHSLHPSYMFNAHEVTNEYNLLGDFLSNSLLDDGAMFQNQDMQGIYTDSSLMNSVNGMALPNGLPPPAQLPPPAKNQVPQGESIQPPNSTVGNDKARETYYMTAADPAGTDPPEERMNKLLKAKYDAGLLKPFNYVKGYARLNQYMEKNMQQISRQKILRQLDKFRPKFRERMQSLTDIELILVEMWFERSLMEYDRVFASMAIPACCWRRTGEIFRGNNEMAQLIDVPVEGLRDGKLAIHEIIVEDQLVSYWEKFGAIAFDNTQKAMLTSCTLKSPNPKSTNDGITCCFSFTIRRDNHNIPSLIVGNFLPIDK, encoded by the exons ATGCCCGAAAAGAATGCGCCGCTGGGCGCTTCCAATGCGACAAAATCCAGATCTGATGCAGGGAAGGATACGAGCATCAAGAACTCGCAAACATCTGCGGCCAAGGCCGAAACGACCGGCTCTGGGAGTCACTCCAGCCCCAAGAAGCGCCGGAAGGTGAATCACG CTTGTGTATATTGTCGCCGCTCG CATATGACCTGTGACTCG GAACGGCCCTGCACACGCTGTATAAAGCGAAATATCGGCCACCTGTGCCACGATGAGCCGAGGGAAACTGCGAAACGAGGACGTGGCGAACACGAAAACTCTGCTGCAGACGACGAGGGATCGTCTAACAATGAAGTGGGCTCCGTTCAAGGCATGCCTAGGAGTGTCGATGTCGCCGATGCTGCTGGTCAGCAACCATTCCCTGATACCACGATCGGAATTACACCCTCGGCTGTGAACCCGCCTTCCACGGTGCCGCCTGGAAACCTCTCTGCATCTAGTCAGGGCCTCGAGGCTAATTCTCAGC TCATGCAATACAACGACTGGGTAGGTGGTCAGAATCAGTTCCAGGACATGCATTCTCTCCACCCGTCGTACATGTTCAATGCACATGAGGTGACCAACGAGTATAATCTGCTCGGAGATTTTCTCAGTAACAGCCTCTTGGACGACGGGGCGATGTTCCAAAATCAAGATATGCAGGGAATCTACACCGATTCATCATTGATGAATTCCGTGAACGGTATGGCGCTGCCGAACGGGTTGCCTCCTCCAGCACAACTTCCACCGCCAGCCAAAAACCAAGTACCGCAAGGAGAATCGATTCAACCACCAAACTCCACGGTTGGAAATGACAAAGCCCGGGAAACATACTACATGACCGCCGCAGACCCAGCAGGAACTGACCCACCAGAAGAGCGGATGAACAAGCTTCTCAAAGCAAAATATGACGCCGGATTACTGAAACCGTTCAACTATGTCAAGGGATATGCGCGATTAAATCAGTACATGGAAAAGAACATGCAACAAATATCTCGGCAGAAGATTCTGCGACAGCTCGACAAGTTCCGGCCTAAGTTCCGAGAACGCATGCAGAGCTTAACTGATATCGAACTGATTCTTGTGGAGATGTGGTTCGAGCGGAGTCTTATGGAGTACGACCGCGTCTTTGCCAGTATGGCCATACCGGCCTGCTGCTGGCGCCGAACGGGCGAAATCTTTCGAGGGAATAATGAGATGGCACAGCTGATTGATGTCCCGGTCGAGGGTCTGCGAGAT GGCAAACTTGCTATTCATGAGATCATCGTCGAAGATCAGCTGGTCAGCTATTGGGAAAAGTTCGGTGCTATCGCCTTCGACAATACTCAAAAGGCCATGCTCACAAGTTGCACTCTGAAGAGTCCTAATCCTAAGTCAACGAATGACGGTATTACCTGCTGCTTTTCGTTTACAATCAGACGAGACAATCACAACAT CCCGTCTCTCATCGTTGGAAACTTCCTCCCCATCGATAAATAG
- a CDS encoding CENP-A-nucleosome distal centromere subunit CENP-Q, translating into MPPKRKHTGDSAPQDDDSKRYAYLKPHVRRVPEKTIKSKWAPLPEPVQEKVKDMFHSLERPVIMRNQNERKRIEAQGAVQAVVRNLGKRLPRMPFPSMTKESNFDYESALNEHRSLEAHLATMNDSVDLLKAEIAKEEALLARETKSLHEMDKNAKRAEAERKRQAKNEHPVLRQLDALPQIEVSGSAEFMLLGAKDSQVTLDELETDPEVQGLMKQLRGHLQSIQSNTAPFAGIGDAITRSQAALHLYSMSND; encoded by the exons ATGCCTCCGAAACGAAAACACACAGGCGACAGTGCCCCACAGGATGACGATTCCAAGCGCTATGCTTATCTTAAACCTCACGTCCGCCGCGTCCCAGAGAAGACCATCAAATCGAAATGGGCCCCTCTGCCGGAACCCGTCCAGGAAAAGGTCAAGGACATGTTCCACTCCCTCGAGCGACCGGTAATAATGCGGAATCAAAATGAACGCAAGCGCATCGAGGCGCAGGGTGCCGTGCAAGCGGTCGTGCGAAA TCTAGGCAAACGACTCCCGCGAATGCCATTTCCATCCATGACGAAGGAATCAAACTTCGACTACGAATCTGCGCTAAATGAGCAC CGCTCACTTGAGGCCCACTTAGCTACGATGAATGACAGTGTTGATCTACTAAAAGCTGAAATtgccaaagaagaagcaCTCCTTGCTAGGGAGACAAAGTCGCTCCACGAAATGGACAAGAATGCCAAACGGGCCGAGGCTGAAAGGAAACGACAGGCTAAGAAT GAACACCCCGTGCTCCGGCAGTTAGATGCACTTCCTCAAATCGAGGTCTCTGGGTCCGCTGAGTTCATGCTTCTTGGCGCGAAAGATAGCCAAGTGACACTAGATGAG TTGGAGACCGACCCTGAAGTCCAAGGACTTATGAAGCAACTACGTGGCCACCTTCAATCCATACAAAGCAACACGGCCCCCTTCGCAGGAATTGGAGATGCTATCACTCGTTCACAAGCTGCCTTGCATCTATACTCGATGTCCAACGACTGA
- a CDS encoding Integral membrane protein yields MEPALWRRHRRDNVRVIKPLLHAYALGYLSSVTPKLISYVRRLRNKDWTAQQKLQELARVLTGPLRLNSFPTGCASLVGGSTLLPIGFYRLCALVTAGLSKRDFQISQGLDRLIRFVINFLSGWFSFQLLNRNRVCLPIEDVRDTQNCTDQGRDPGQAMTIPLEHHRPELAGRTVDLTIYMVTRAVDAVACAAWDRWSHRRRAQNRWTVAESLVPGFADATVFAMSAAVVMWAWFYVPGRLPRTYEKWIGEVAQVDSRLIEALRRVRRGVFVYGKDTGQAPLLQSMCKDYKWPEMWGDPAKVAPIPCEMVHMGCGPNCEKHALYRFAKTFKFACATYIPLQIVLRLRSMKSATALHRALSDATQSSAFLASFVTLFYYSVCLARTRLGPKIFDAKTVTPMMWDSGLCVGAGCLMCGWSILVEKTRKRQELALFVAPRAAATVLPRLYDKKYQYRERVAFAVSAAILITCLRERPSIVRGVFGRITSSVLK; encoded by the exons ATGGAACCTGCACTTTGGAGACGCCATAGAAGAGACAACGTCCGGGTTATCAAGCC CCTCCTTCACGCCTACGCGCTCGGGTACCTGTCTTCTGTCACCCCGAAATTAATATCTTATGTACGCCGACTGCGCAATAAGGACTGGACTGCGCAACAGAAACTTCAAGAG CTAGCTAGAGTCTTGACTGGTCCTTTGCGTCTGAACAGTTTCCCAACAGGATGTGCCTCCCTAGTTGGTGGCTCAACCCTACTACCAATAGGATTTTATCGTCTGTGTGCACTGGTCACGGCAGGGCTTTCCAAACGTGACTTTCAGATCTCACAAGGGCTCGACCGCTTAATTAGATTTGTCATCAATTTTCTATCTGGGTGGTTCAGTTTCCAACTGCTGAACAGAAATCGCGTCTGCCTGCCAATAGAAGATGTCAGAGATACCCAGAACTGCACAGATCAGGGGAGAGACCCTGGTCAAGCCATGACAATTCCGCTGGAGCATCACCGCCCTGAGTTAGCAGGGAGGACAGTGGACCTTACCATCTACATGGTCACAAGAGCCGTAGATGCAGTCGCGTGTGCTGCGTGGGACCGCTGGTCCCATCGCCGGCGGGCCCAGAATCGCTGGACGGTTGCCGAATCTCTTGTCCCCGGCTTCGCCGACGCAACTGTTTTTGCCATGAGTGCCGCTGTGGTCATGTGGGCTTGGTTTTATGTCCCCGGAAGACTGCCCAGAACCTATGAGAAGTGGATTGGAGAAGTTGCTCAAGTCGATTCACGTTTAATTGAAGCCTTGCGTCGTGTTCGACGAGGAGTCTTCGTTTATGGAAAGGATACAGGACAGGCGCCTCTTCTCCAGTCGATGTGCAAAGACTACAAATGGCCAGAAATGTGGGGAGACCCAGCAAAAGTGGCTCCGATTCCCTGCGAAATGGTTCACATGGGCTGTGGTCCTAATTGTGAGAAACACGCATTGTATCGATTTGCCAAAACCTTTAAATTTGCCTGTGCAACCTATATACCCCTACAGATTGTTTTGCGTCTGCGCAGTATGAAATCTGCAACTGCCCTCCATCGGGCCCTTTCTGATGCAACACAATCATCTGCATTCCTCGCATCTTTTGTGACCCTATTTTACTACAGCGTCTGTCTCGCTCGGACACGACTTGGCCCCAAGATCTTTGATGCGAAGACTGTTACTCCGATGATGTGGGACTCTGGGCTTTGTGTCGGTGCGGGATGCCTCATGTGTGGCTGGAGCATATTGGTTGAAAAGACACGGAAGAGGCAAGAGCTGGCGCTATTTGTTGCACCCCGGGCTGCTGCCACGGTTTTGCCACGGTTGTATGATAAAAAG TACCAATACCGAGAGCGCGTTGCATTTGCTGTTAGCGCCGCTATTCTCATCACTTGTCTGCGCGAGCGACCTAGCATAGTACGAGGGGTTTTTGGTCGCATCACATCGAGTGTGTTGAAATAG
- a CDS encoding replication factor C subunit 5: protein MSDSRLVDMEPGGESTQYESITLFTKSPSKQTGQLGSGGKHTISELSPGLGTHSPAPNNDEDFQTQKLGMGAVADSGKDMKRDEDDAVAKARRQQGYGPGSGVGA, encoded by the exons ATGTCCGACTCCAGACTTGTTGATATGGAACCCGGCGGAGAGAGCACTCA ATATGAGTCTATCACTCTATTCACTAAAAGCCCTTCAAAGCAGACTGGACAACTGGGGA GCGGCGGTAAGCACACAATAAGCGAACTGAGCCCTGGTCTAGGAACGCATAGCCCGGCGCCCAACAATGACGAGGATTTCCAGACACAGAAGCTGGGCATGGGAGCAGTCGCTGACTCTGGTAAAG ATATGAAACGGGACGAGGACGATGCCGTGGCCAAGGCCCGCAGACAGCAGGGGTATGGGCCTGGATCTGGTGTCGGGGCTTAG